A DNA window from Purpureocillium takamizusanense chromosome 9, complete sequence contains the following coding sequences:
- a CDS encoding 4-hydroxy-2-oxoglutarate aldolase (COG:H~EggNog:ENOG503NZE9), with translation MTASTTSGHMNGGTNGEPAPSTREPLAPGVYVPTVVFFTPEDTIDIETTTAHAKRLAGAGIAGLVTHGSNGEAVHLDREERKLVTRTTRTALDEAGRSDLPVIVGCGAQSTRETIQHCRDAAEAGGSHALILPPSYYGGLLSTELILEHFRAVADASPVPLLIYNFPAPCGGLDLSSDSILALAEHPNIVGVKLTCGNTGKLARVVAGTQGTSFRTFGGSADFTVQTLSVGGHGVIAGLANVSPKACNEVQQLWAAGNTSEAVRLQGIVARGDWAAIKGGFISVKAALQRYYGYGGQPRKPCTLLEGKALEAQLSEFAELVELEKSVAGGAVAA, from the coding sequence ATGACGGCTTCCACAACATCAGGACACATGAacggcggcaccaacggcGAGCCTGCTCCGTCGACCCGAGAGCCCCTGGCCCCGGGTGTATACGTGCCCACCGTGGTCTTCTTTACGCCAGAAGACACCATCGATatcgagacgacgacggcccacGCCAAGCGCTTGGCTGGTGCCGGCATTGCTGGCTTGGTCACCCACGGCTCCAACGGCGAGGCAGTTCACCTGGACCGGGAAGAACGCAAGCTTGTCACCCGCACAACTCGCACTGCCCTCGACGAAGCAGGCAGATCCGACTTGCCCGTCATTGTGGGTTGCGGTGCGCAATCGACACGGGAAACGATCCAGCACTGCCgcgatgcggccgaggcgggtgGTAGTCATGCTCTGATCCTCCCACCATCCTACTATGGCGGCCTATTGTCAACGGAGCTGATCCTCGAGCACTttcgcgccgtcgccgacgccagcccCGTGCCTCTGCTGATCTACAACTTCCCTGCCCCGTGTGGTGGTCTCGACCTCAGCTCCGACAGCATcctcgcgctggccgagcaTCCCAACATTGTGGGAGTCAAGCTGACGTGCGGCAATACGGGCAAGCTGGCccgcgtcgtggccggcacGCAGGGCACCTCGTTCAGAACGTTTGGCGGCAGTGCCGACTTCACCGTGCAGACGCTTTCCGtgggcggccacggcgtcatcgccggtCTCGCCAACGTGTCGCCCAAGGCCTGCAACGAGGTGCAGCAGCTGTGGGCTGCGGGGAACACGTCCGAGGCGGTCCGCCTGCAAGGCATCGTGGCTCGCGGGGACTGGGCTGCCATCAAGGGAGGATTTATCTCGGTCAAggccgcgctgcagcgctACTATGGGTACGGCGGCCAACCCCGCAAGCCGTGCACCCTGCTCGAGGGTAAGGCTCTCGAGGCGCAGCTGAGTGAGTTTGCGGAGCTGGTCGAGCTGGAGAAGagcgtggccggcggcgcggtggcggcgtag
- a CDS encoding uncharacterized protein (EggNog:ENOG503NUS7~COG:G), with amino-acid sequence MSTKHFSNDASAIVAAALRASTYTNPSLALSPSQKTVILCDDDGPSQHAVALLSGGGSGHEPSFAGFVGRGFLSAAVAGSVFASPSAEQVFRALKVLGAKQPDRSILVVIMNYTGDVLHFGMAVEKARAEGIKVEQLVVGDDVGVGRKRGGRIGRRGLAGTVLVQKIAAAAAAQGASLDDVRKIASQVADNTATVGASLAHVHVPGREIVPDELGQDIEIGMGIHNEEGFGRVKTDLSGLVSTMLKQLLDQSDADRAYINVAPSDEIVVMVNNLGGISVLEQGAITTEVVEQLATTYKLTPTRLLSGTYMTSLNGMGFSITILKVADKSFVSLLDAPADAAGWSPPVRPENWQRGIDTSKSRDIPDAPPSETEDDNSPPSNLTIDSQLAASRLAAGLSSLIAAEAQITKYDTLVGDGDCGLCLKTGAEAVLSHIQSSPSSDAIRLVRSIAHVVENSMDGTSGALYAIFINALASGLQQSAASSGKQQVTPQIWAEALKAALASLAKYTPAQPGDRTVVDALAPFVETLSTTLSLQSAVDAARKGCESTKGMEASLGRSVYVSVEGWNSCPDPGAYGLVKFLEGLLQ; translated from the exons atgtcTA CCAAGCACTTTTCCAACGACGCTTcggccatcgtcgccgccgccctccgcgccaGCACCTACACCAATCCGTCTCTGGCTCTCTCGCCCTCTCAAAAGACCGTCATCctctgcgacgacgacggcccctcCCAGCACGCCGTTGCGCTGCTCTCGGGCGGTGGCTCCGGCCACGAGCCGTCCTTtgccggcttcgtcggccgcggcttcctctccgccgccgtcgctggctcCGTCTTTGCCTCCCCGTCCGCCGAGCAGGTCTTTCGCGCCCTCAAGGTCCTAGGCGCAAAGCAGCCCGACCGTagcatcctcgtcgtcatcatgaATTACACCGGCGACGTCCTGCACTTTGGCATGGCCGTGGAGAAGGCCCGCGCAGAGGGCATCaaggtcgagcagctcgtcgtaggcgacgatgtcggcgtcggtcGCAAGAGGGGTGGCAGGATTGGCAGGAGAGGGCTTGCCGGTACTGTGCTGGTGCAGAagattgccgccgccgccgccgcccaggg AGCGAGTCTCGACGATGTTCGCAAAATTGCCAGCCAGGTTGCCGACAACACGGCCACGGTTGGTGCATCTCTCGCCCATGTTCACGTTCCTGGACGCGAGATTGTtcccgacgagctcggccaaGACATTGAGATTGGCATGGGCATTCACAATGAAGAAGGCTTCGGCCGTGTCAAAACTGATCTCTCCGGCCTCGTCTCGACGATGCTCAAGCAGCTTCTCGATCAGTCTGACGCCGATCGCGCGTACATCAACGTCGCGCCCTCAGATGAGATTGTCGTCATGGTCAACaacctcggcggcatcagtGTCCTGGAACAGGGCGCCATTACTACAGAGGTCGTGGAGCAGCTTGCCACAACGTACAAGCTGACACCGACCCGTCTCTTGAGCGGGACTTACATGACCAGTCTCAACGGTATGGGCTTCAGCATCACAATCCTCAAGGTCGCCGACAAGTCTTTTGTCTCCTTGCTCGACGCCCCTGCCGATGCCGCTGGCTGGTCCCCTCCTGTCCGGCCTGAGAACTGGCAGCGTGGAATCGACACGAGCAAGTCGAGAGACATCCCAGATGCTCCCCCCTCTGAGACTGAAGATGACAACTCACCGCCCAGTAACCTCACCA TTGATTCCCAGCTGGCCGCCTCGCGACTCGCAGCGGGCCTGTCCTCCCTcattgccgccgaggcgcaaATCACAAAATATGACACCCTCgtaggcgacggcgactgcgGCTTGTGCCtcaagacgggcgccgaggccgtcctATCCCATATTCAGTCTTCCCCGTCCAGTGACGCAATCCGCCTTGTTCGGTCCATTGCCCATGTTGTGGAGAACAGCATGGATGGCACCTCGGGCGCCCTCTATGCCATCTTCATCAACGCCCTTGCCTCTGGCCTGCAGCAGTCTGCCGCATCTTCGGGAAAGCAGCAAGTCACCCCCCAGATCTGGGCCGAGGCCCTGAAGGCTGCCCTGGCCAGCTTGGCCAAGTACACtcccgcccagcccggcgaCCGCACTGTCGTCGATGCTCTGGCCCCCTTTGTCGAGACCCTCTCAACCACCCTGAGTCTGCAGAGCGCCGTAGACGCAGCCAGGAAGGGATGCGAGTCGACAAAGGGCATGGAGGCCAGCCTGGGGCGGTCCGTCTACGTCAGCGTCGAGGGATGGAACTCGTGCCCAGACCCGGGGGCGTACGGCCTCGTCAAGTTCCTCGAAGGCCTGTTGCAATGA